In the Kaistella sp. 97-N-M2 genome, one interval contains:
- a CDS encoding sugar MFS transporter, with translation MSFLIFSMVLNCMGIIILQLSGSTVSYSNLGFLEAFKDLPIAIISLFAANFINRFGSKKSLMFSLATVGICCFLLPFLEVFWFFKVWFAVIGISFAVAKISIYGIIRNTISEEITLTKVMSSVEASFMIGIFVVNLGFGWLISSNYAVYWKFGFCMISLLAILNVFILTKTKMVGNPTSAESFSFSTIKGFFNFKTFLFFSIIFTIVFIEQNFNSWLPSFYKKHLKVDSFLALQGTAFLALFAFVGRSVTARIIHRFSLFTYFMMCVVVIFSMLIFAQVLLATSFSEWSLFLFPLMGLFLAPLYPVISSKMITNIHRDDINVFTSLIVIFSSLGSSFGSVMMSFVFQFNYGNYYALYISLAVLLLFILSFIYFKSYVSKKENND, from the coding sequence ATGAGTTTTTTAATTTTCTCCATGGTGCTTAACTGCATGGGTATTATTATTTTGCAATTATCCGGCAGTACAGTATCCTACAGTAATCTGGGTTTTCTCGAAGCGTTTAAAGATTTGCCGATCGCTATTATATCTTTGTTTGCGGCAAATTTCATTAACCGCTTTGGAAGCAAAAAATCTTTGATGTTTTCGCTTGCAACCGTGGGAATATGTTGCTTTCTACTGCCTTTTTTGGAAGTGTTCTGGTTTTTTAAAGTTTGGTTCGCCGTGATTGGGATTTCGTTTGCCGTCGCGAAAATATCAATCTATGGGATTATTAGAAATACCATTTCGGAGGAAATAACGCTAACTAAAGTAATGAGCAGCGTGGAAGCTTCGTTCATGATTGGTATTTTTGTAGTCAATCTGGGCTTTGGGTGGCTTATATCCAGTAACTATGCGGTTTACTGGAAGTTTGGGTTCTGTATGATTTCCCTCCTCGCCATTCTGAACGTTTTCATCCTTACGAAAACGAAAATGGTTGGCAACCCCACTTCTGCGGAATCTTTTAGCTTTTCCACGATTAAGGGTTTTTTCAATTTTAAGACGTTTCTCTTTTTCTCCATTATTTTTACCATCGTATTTATTGAGCAAAATTTCAATTCCTGGCTTCCTTCCTTTTATAAAAAGCATTTAAAGGTTGACTCTTTCTTGGCACTTCAGGGCACAGCTTTTCTGGCTCTCTTTGCGTTTGTGGGCCGATCTGTAACCGCCCGAATTATTCATCGGTTTTCACTTTTCACCTATTTTATGATGTGCGTTGTGGTTATCTTTTCGATGCTGATTTTCGCACAGGTTTTATTAGCCACCTCGTTTTCGGAATGGTCTCTTTTTCTGTTTCCGCTGATGGGTTTATTTTTGGCACCGCTGTACCCGGTGATCAGTTCGAAAATGATAACCAATATCCATCGGGACGATATTAACGTTTTCACTTCCCTCATTGTCATTTTTTCCTCGCTCGGAAGTTCGTTTGGGTCTGTAATGATGTCTTTCGTTTTTCAGTTCAATTACGGTAATTACTACGCCTTGTACATTTCTTTGGCCGTTCTTCTGCTTTTTATACTGAGCTTCATTTATTTTAAATCTTATGTCTCAAAAAAAGAAAATAATGATTAA
- a CDS encoding NrtR DNA-binding winged helix domain-containing protein, which produces MKVDDSKNKQNLQELIETANFVEHVSVDCAIFCFEQGIMKVLLLKYHDLDLWSLPGGFVFNDEDLDAAASRVLYERTYLDQIFLEQFHTFGKVSRTEKNVHRILLKNKNIEVPKDHWIFQRFITVGYCSLINFSEISNFPNTLNETCEWFEVTKLPEMAFDHEKIVRYGLNYIRKNIDTQIVASNLLPEKFTMKELQNVYEAVLGEKFRRNNFQRKVLAMNSLERLEKFFDGSANKAPYLYKFVDKE; this is translated from the coding sequence ATGAAAGTTGACGATTCGAAAAATAAGCAGAATTTACAGGAATTAATAGAAACCGCTAATTTTGTAGAGCACGTTTCCGTGGACTGTGCGATCTTTTGTTTTGAGCAGGGAATCATGAAGGTTCTTTTATTAAAATATCACGATCTCGATCTCTGGTCGCTTCCCGGCGGCTTTGTCTTTAACGATGAAGATTTAGATGCAGCGGCTTCCAGGGTACTTTACGAACGAACCTATCTGGATCAGATTTTTCTGGAGCAATTTCACACTTTCGGCAAAGTGAGCAGAACGGAAAAAAATGTTCACCGCATCTTATTGAAAAATAAAAACATCGAAGTCCCAAAAGATCACTGGATCTTTCAGCGTTTCATCACGGTGGGTTACTGCAGTTTAATTAATTTCTCCGAGATCAGCAATTTCCCGAACACCTTAAATGAAACCTGCGAATGGTTCGAGGTGACCAAACTTCCGGAAATGGCTTTCGATCATGAGAAGATTGTTCGCTATGGTTTAAATTATATCCGCAAAAACATCGATACGCAAATTGTGGCGAGTAATTTATTGCCCGAAAAATTCACCATGAAAGAACTGCAAAATGTTTACGAAGCTGTTTTGGGTGAAAAATTCCGCCGGAACAATTTTCAGCGGAAAGTTTTAGCAATGAATTCCCTGGAACGCTTAGAGAAATTTTTCGATGGTTCTGCAAACAAAGCGCCTTATTTGTACAAATTCGTGGACAAGGAATAA
- a CDS encoding RagB/SusD family nutrient uptake outer membrane protein: MKNKYIEKTVLIAMAIGLSFGTTGCNRDNLEDVKNLGAFDTDNYFKNEAQCHSALIGVYDVLRKYSGGFENMVTFFNAGSDDFYSGGGSSSDGAGIQGISNFTINPTIMPASYWRDYYQGIARANLLIAKIPDASMSDEIKSRFTAEAKTLRSLYYFELLRMFGHIPLILEPIKANDDYYSIPQAEPSAVYDQIESDLLESIPNLPLMPGVDKGAITQGTARAILGKIYLYDKKNILAAAQFSEVNGTPGQTSQYGYKLVANYDSLWQIDNKFTTEAVLEVMHTNKGKSDWGFWGSGKDEGNSINIMVGPRSYNRLTNDAPDLFGGWAFNVATNELFTVLQNDPRLGATIVNLKQLKTEGDADYSPAYMDTGYFLNKYAPRKADVSPLPGPTELNFRQNYIAIRLADTYLMEAEALGGTGARAQALVDAVRARVNLPSLPVSIQLIKDERRRELAGEGHRFFDLVRWGDAPVALASKGFVAGKNEIMPIPSQELTNTVLKQNPNY, from the coding sequence ATGAAAAATAAATATATCGAAAAAACGGTATTAATTGCGATGGCAATTGGACTTTCTTTCGGAACCACAGGATGTAACCGGGACAATTTGGAAGATGTAAAAAATCTTGGCGCGTTCGATACGGATAATTATTTTAAAAACGAGGCGCAATGCCATTCCGCCCTCATCGGCGTTTACGATGTTTTAAGAAAGTATTCCGGAGGGTTCGAAAATATGGTCACCTTTTTTAATGCGGGATCCGATGATTTTTATTCGGGAGGCGGAAGTTCCTCCGATGGAGCAGGGATTCAAGGTATCTCGAATTTCACCATCAACCCCACCATTATGCCGGCAAGTTATTGGCGGGATTACTATCAGGGAATCGCGCGCGCGAACCTTTTAATCGCCAAAATTCCCGATGCTTCAATGAGCGATGAGATTAAAAGCCGTTTTACCGCTGAAGCAAAAACACTCCGTTCTCTTTATTATTTCGAATTATTAAGGATGTTCGGACACATCCCGTTAATTTTGGAGCCGATTAAGGCCAACGACGATTATTACAGTATTCCGCAAGCAGAACCTTCTGCGGTGTATGATCAGATAGAGAGCGATTTGCTCGAATCTATCCCGAACCTTCCCCTGATGCCGGGCGTAGACAAAGGCGCCATTACGCAGGGAACAGCTCGGGCCATCCTGGGTAAAATATATTTGTACGACAAAAAAAACATTCTCGCAGCAGCACAGTTTAGCGAAGTGAACGGAACTCCGGGCCAGACCAGTCAGTACGGTTATAAGCTGGTTGCCAATTACGACAGTTTGTGGCAAATTGATAATAAATTCACCACCGAAGCAGTGTTGGAAGTGATGCACACGAACAAAGGAAAGTCGGACTGGGGATTTTGGGGCAGCGGAAAGGATGAAGGAAACAGCATTAATATTATGGTAGGACCAAGATCCTATAACAGACTTACAAACGATGCACCCGATTTATTTGGCGGATGGGCTTTTAATGTAGCCACCAACGAGTTATTTACTGTTTTGCAGAATGATCCTCGCCTTGGCGCTACCATTGTCAATTTAAAACAGTTGAAAACAGAAGGAGATGCAGATTACTCGCCAGCCTATATGGACACCGGCTATTTTCTGAATAAATATGCGCCGAGAAAAGCTGATGTTTCTCCTTTGCCCGGGCCAACAGAACTTAATTTCCGACAAAACTATATCGCAATCCGGTTAGCAGATACTTATTTAATGGAAGCCGAAGCGTTGGGCGGAACCGGCGCCAGAGCTCAGGCCTTAGTCGATGCAGTAAGAGCCCGCGTAAATTTACCGTCACTTCCTGTTTCAATACAGTTAATTAAAGACGAACGGCGACGGGAGCTGGCCGGCGAAGGTCATCGGTTTTTCGATCTTGTTCGCTGGGGCGATGCGCCTGTAGCATTAGCATCCAAAGGTTTTGTGGCTGGTAAAAACGAGATTATGCCCATACCTTCTCAGGAACTTACCAATACGGTCTTAAAACAAAACCCAAATTATTAG
- a CDS encoding glycoside hydrolase family 30 beta sandwich domain-containing protein — protein MYKTQPRFFFQNLFLAGVALISFSCCSRGSTSETGGSTPSTEVPSASTGSAQVWLTTYDGSAKLQKQPDLNFSNASNAFQNIEVDESQVYQNIDGFGYTLTGGSVQVINQLSAPKQQALLQELFGNGENSIGISNIRLSIGASDLNSEVFSYDDMPAGETDVNLTNFSLAKDQTVIEMLKKILLINPNIRFMAAPWSPPVWMKDNGSSIGGSLKPEYYDTYAKYFVKYINAMKAEGITIHSITPQNEPLHPGNNPSLYMTAEQQRDFIKNNLGPAFRAANIATKIIVYDHNCDNIVYATTILSDPAAATFVDGSAFHLYNGSISALSSLHNSFPMKNIYFTEQYTASTSDFGGDLMWHIKNVIIGSMRNWSKNAMEWNLANDPDFNPHTPGGCTTCKGAITVNPNDTFDRNVAYYIIGHASKFVPYNASRISSTQAGNISTVAFGTPDKIVLLVLNEGSNNENFNIKYKGNWAPASLSAKSVATYVFKK, from the coding sequence ATGTATAAAACACAACCCCGCTTTTTCTTCCAAAATTTGTTCTTAGCCGGTGTAGCGCTGATCTCTTTCAGTTGCTGCTCCCGCGGCAGCACAAGCGAGACCGGAGGTAGCACGCCCTCTACTGAGGTACCCTCCGCCAGCACCGGCAGTGCGCAGGTTTGGTTAACCACTTATGACGGATCTGCAAAATTGCAGAAACAACCTGATCTTAATTTTAGTAATGCCTCCAATGCTTTTCAGAATATTGAGGTCGATGAGTCTCAGGTTTATCAAAATATCGATGGTTTTGGTTATACTTTAACGGGTGGGAGCGTACAGGTAATCAACCAGTTGTCCGCCCCGAAACAGCAAGCACTTCTTCAGGAACTTTTTGGAAATGGCGAGAATTCCATTGGCATCAGCAATATCCGATTAAGCATTGGCGCCTCCGATCTGAACAGCGAAGTTTTTTCTTACGATGACATGCCTGCCGGCGAAACCGATGTTAATCTTACCAATTTCAGCCTAGCAAAAGATCAGACGGTAATTGAGATGTTGAAGAAAATTCTGCTCATCAATCCGAATATCCGTTTCATGGCCGCGCCCTGGTCGCCGCCCGTTTGGATGAAGGATAACGGCAGTTCCATCGGCGGTAGTCTAAAGCCGGAATATTACGACACGTATGCGAAATATTTTGTAAAATACATTAATGCCATGAAAGCGGAAGGAATTACCATCCACAGTATCACACCGCAGAACGAGCCACTCCATCCCGGCAATAATCCCAGTCTGTATATGACCGCGGAACAGCAGAGAGATTTTATCAAAAACAATTTAGGGCCTGCTTTTCGGGCAGCAAATATTGCCACGAAAATTATTGTGTACGATCACAACTGCGATAATATTGTTTATGCAACCACCATCCTTTCAGATCCTGCGGCGGCAACTTTTGTAGATGGGTCGGCATTTCATTTATATAACGGCAGCATTTCTGCGCTGAGTTCCCTCCATAATTCTTTCCCGATGAAAAATATTTATTTTACGGAACAATACACCGCGTCCACCTCGGATTTCGGCGGGGATTTGATGTGGCACATCAAAAACGTCATCATAGGATCCATGCGCAACTGGAGTAAAAATGCCATGGAATGGAATCTGGCGAACGATCCTGATTTTAATCCGCACACACCAGGTGGTTGTACCACCTGCAAAGGCGCCATCACGGTGAACCCTAACGATACGTTTGACCGAAATGTAGCTTATTATATTATTGGTCACGCATCGAAATTCGTTCCGTACAATGCTTCCCGAATCAGTTCCACACAGGCAGGAAACATTAGCACGGTTGCTTTTGGTACGCCGGATAAAATTGTTCTTCTGGTATTGAATGAAGGCAGTAATAATGAAAATTTCAACATTAAATATAAAGGAAACTGGGCACCTGCAAGCCTTTCTGCAAAATCTGTTGCCACATATGTTTTTAAAAAATAG
- a CDS encoding TonB-dependent receptor, producing MNLKYSKSLGIIAALYFTAGMHAQITDSLKEKSIEEVVVIGYGTQKKSNVTGAISSLRAEDLEDIPAGRPEQVLQGRAAGVQVITNSGQPGSTATVRVRGITSFGASNDPLWVVDGIVVDGIGWLNQSDIEGIEILKDGASAAIYGVSAARGVILVTTKKGKKGKMLLSYNGSYGVGSTAKKLNLLNATEYATIINEGLANIGQGPRYNNPQSLGKGTDWQDVIFNSAERSNQEFSISSGNDKSTFYTSFGYFDQSGIVMGDISKYKRLTARINSTHKVLDFLTVGQTFAYTHTKSQGINENGEFGGPLASAVNLDPTTPVVVTDVSAQPFPNDYSNPYVVRDANGNPYGISHYVNQEMTNPLGFKYTQLGNYKYSDDFIANIFAELTFLKNFSFKSSINGKKAYWGSQNFTPLFYLSPTYSNVIKNSFNRVTQEKLEWSLENILTYKNTFGAHNFNFLLGQGYYEYDISSGNSTTYTNLPIDSWEDASFNFDVPSENQSVTAWDGIRTHKASYFARLIYDYDNKYLFTGTIRRDGSSRFGANHHWGNFPSMSIGWNISNENFWPENKVLSSVKLRGGYGVLGNDQIGNFKFASFMVSGANYTNSNDVIAIGYYPDTLENPDLHWEETAQTNIAADLKIMNDFTLSVDFYRKVTTGILRPIFVPGYVGATNPPVANIGDMENRGFEVQLGYRKNWEDFTFSVNGNFAYLENEVTKLENGRKYIDGPGFQSMGPVSRIQVGESYGAFYGYENNGIFQTEAEVQAYTNSTGGLIMPNAKPGDFRWVDANGDGKIDRDDQVNLGNSVPKYTFGLTLNLNYKNFDFMAFAQGQAGNKIFQGLRRLDMADANYQTEILGRWHGEGTSTTIPRIASGDPSRNFSNMSSYYLQKGDYLRLKLLQIGYSLSDDVVKSMGASKIRLYVTGENLVTFTKYTGYDPEIAAGDDFGIDRAYYPQARSFILGANIQF from the coding sequence ATGAACTTAAAGTATTCGAAAAGTCTGGGAATCATCGCAGCACTTTATTTTACCGCCGGCATGCATGCTCAAATCACGGATTCTTTAAAAGAGAAATCCATTGAGGAAGTGGTCGTGATTGGTTACGGAACTCAGAAAAAAAGCAATGTTACGGGTGCAATCTCCAGTTTGCGCGCAGAAGATCTGGAAGACATACCCGCGGGCAGACCCGAGCAGGTTCTGCAGGGTAGGGCAGCCGGAGTTCAGGTAATCACCAATTCCGGGCAACCGGGTTCAACTGCGACTGTTCGCGTTCGGGGAATCACGAGTTTTGGCGCCAGTAATGATCCACTTTGGGTGGTCGACGGAATTGTGGTCGACGGCATTGGCTGGCTTAACCAATCCGATATCGAAGGCATCGAAATTTTGAAAGATGGTGCGTCTGCCGCAATTTATGGTGTTTCTGCCGCGAGAGGTGTTATTTTGGTCACCACCAAAAAAGGGAAGAAAGGCAAAATGCTCCTTTCCTACAATGGTTCTTACGGAGTGGGAAGCACCGCAAAAAAACTGAATCTTTTGAACGCCACCGAGTATGCGACGATTATTAATGAAGGTCTTGCCAATATCGGCCAGGGTCCGCGGTACAATAATCCGCAATCGCTCGGAAAGGGTACGGACTGGCAGGATGTAATTTTCAACAGCGCAGAAAGGTCCAACCAGGAATTCAGCATTTCTTCGGGTAACGATAAATCTACTTTTTACACTTCTTTTGGCTATTTTGATCAGTCGGGGATCGTAATGGGAGATATTTCAAAATACAAAAGATTAACGGCCCGAATTAATTCTACACACAAAGTTTTAGATTTTCTTACCGTGGGGCAAACTTTTGCGTACACGCACACCAAATCGCAAGGTATTAATGAAAACGGCGAATTTGGCGGACCCCTGGCGTCAGCCGTCAACCTGGACCCGACAACACCTGTGGTTGTTACAGACGTGAGTGCACAACCTTTTCCTAACGATTATTCAAATCCATACGTAGTACGGGATGCAAATGGAAATCCCTACGGTATCTCGCATTACGTGAATCAGGAAATGACCAATCCTTTAGGTTTTAAATATACACAACTTGGCAATTATAAATACTCCGACGATTTTATTGCGAATATTTTTGCGGAGTTAACATTTTTGAAGAATTTTTCTTTTAAATCAAGTATCAACGGTAAAAAGGCGTATTGGGGAAGTCAAAATTTCACGCCTTTGTTTTATTTAAGTCCAACGTACAGCAATGTGATTAAAAATTCTTTCAACCGGGTGACGCAGGAGAAACTGGAATGGAGTTTAGAAAATATTTTAACCTATAAAAACACTTTTGGTGCGCACAATTTTAACTTCCTGCTAGGCCAGGGTTATTATGAGTACGACATCAGCAGCGGCAACAGTACAACCTATACCAATCTGCCAATCGACAGTTGGGAGGATGCGTCTTTTAATTTTGATGTTCCCTCCGAAAATCAGTCGGTTACGGCTTGGGATGGGATACGGACACATAAGGCTTCCTACTTCGCCAGGTTAATTTACGATTACGATAATAAATATCTGTTCACCGGAACGATAAGAAGAGACGGTTCGTCGCGGTTCGGAGCCAATCATCATTGGGGAAATTTCCCGTCCATGTCTATTGGCTGGAATATTTCCAACGAAAACTTTTGGCCGGAAAATAAAGTGTTGAGCTCGGTGAAATTGCGCGGAGGCTACGGTGTTTTAGGAAATGATCAGATTGGTAATTTCAAATTTGCCAGCTTTATGGTTTCGGGCGCCAATTATACGAATTCCAACGATGTAATCGCCATCGGATATTATCCGGATACTTTAGAAAACCCCGATTTACATTGGGAAGAAACTGCACAAACCAACATTGCAGCAGATTTAAAAATCATGAATGACTTTACGTTGAGTGTTGATTTTTACCGAAAAGTAACAACCGGGATTTTACGTCCCATATTTGTTCCGGGGTATGTTGGCGCCACAAATCCTCCCGTTGCCAATATTGGCGATATGGAGAACAGGGGATTTGAAGTGCAGTTAGGATACAGAAAGAATTGGGAAGATTTTACGTTTTCTGTGAATGGTAACTTCGCTTATCTAGAAAATGAAGTAACCAAACTCGAAAACGGCCGAAAGTATATTGATGGGCCAGGTTTCCAGTCCATGGGTCCAGTTTCCCGAATCCAGGTTGGTGAGTCTTACGGAGCATTTTATGGATATGAAAATAACGGGATCTTCCAAACGGAGGCAGAAGTTCAGGCTTACACCAATTCGACTGGCGGTTTAATAATGCCGAATGCGAAACCCGGGGATTTTAGATGGGTTGATGCGAATGGTGATGGAAAAATCGATCGCGATGACCAGGTAAATCTGGGAAATTCCGTACCCAAATATACGTTCGGACTCACCCTTAATTTAAATTATAAAAATTTCGATTTTATGGCCTTTGCCCAAGGACAGGCCGGAAATAAAATCTTTCAGGGACTTCGAAGATTAGATATGGCAGATGCCAATTATCAGACGGAAATCCTGGGAAGATGGCACGGAGAAGGAACAAGTACCACCATCCCGAGAATTGCAAGCGGGGATCCAAGCCGTAATTTTTCCAACATGTCCAGTTATTATCTTCAAAAAGGAGATTATTTACGGTTGAAATTGTTGCAGATTGGATATTCGTTATCAGATGATGTAGTGAAATCCATGGGTGCAAGCAAAATTAGACTTTATGTTACAGGCGAAAATTTGGTAACCTTCACCAAATATACGGGATATGATCCCGAGATTGCAGCGGGTGATGATTTTGGTATCGACAGAGCCTATTATCCGCAGGCACGGTCTTTCATTTTAGGAGCTAATATTCAATTTTAA